From Amycolatopsis sp. cg9, one genomic window encodes:
- a CDS encoding TrkA family potassium uptake protein, translating into MHVVIMGCGRVGASLAAALERLGHEVAVIDKNQQAFRRLGSDFHGQQVVGVGFDRKVLIEAGIERAGAFAAVSSGDNSNIISARVARENFGIEHVVARIYDHKRAAVYERLGIPTVATVPWTTDRFLRTLLPDGVASAWRDPSGNVALLQLPLHEGWVGHSVRSLQEATDARVAFIMRFGTAVLPDHKTVIQDGDDVWVAARSGTVSDVTSVAHREPEDEA; encoded by the coding sequence GTGCACGTGGTGATCATGGGGTGCGGCCGGGTAGGCGCGTCCCTGGCCGCTGCGCTGGAGCGGCTCGGCCACGAGGTGGCCGTCATCGACAAGAACCAGCAGGCGTTCCGCCGGCTCGGCAGCGACTTCCACGGCCAGCAGGTCGTCGGCGTCGGCTTCGACCGCAAGGTGCTCATCGAAGCGGGCATCGAGCGGGCCGGCGCGTTCGCCGCGGTGTCCAGCGGCGACAACTCGAACATCATTTCCGCGCGGGTCGCCCGCGAGAACTTCGGCATCGAGCACGTCGTCGCGCGGATCTACGACCACAAGCGCGCGGCCGTGTACGAGCGGCTGGGGATCCCGACGGTCGCGACCGTGCCGTGGACCACCGACCGGTTCCTGCGGACGCTGCTGCCGGACGGCGTGGCGTCGGCGTGGCGGGACCCGTCGGGCAACGTGGCGCTGCTGCAGCTGCCGCTGCACGAGGGCTGGGTCGGGCACTCCGTCCGGTCCCTGCAGGAGGCGACGGACGCGCGCGTGGCGTTCATCATGCGGTTCGGCACCGCCGTGCTGCCGGACCACAAGACGGTCATCCAGGACGGCGACGACGTGTGGGTGGCCGCGCGCTCGGGCACCGTCAGCGACGTGACGAGCGTGGCCCACCGCGAACCGGAGGACGAGGCATGA
- a CDS encoding APC family permease, translating to MSKFPTVLKRLVLGRPFRSDRLAHTLLPKRIALPIFASDALSSVAYAPEEIFLTLSVAGLSAYALAPWIGIMVALVMLVVVASYRQNVHAYPSGGGDYEVANTNLGGKFGLTVASALLVDYVLTVAVSTSSGVANIGSAVPWVAQHKVLASIVIVVVLTSLNLRGIRESGKAFAIPTYGFILGILVMVAWGLVQAATGTEMKAESAGFTLNAEGTFAGVAYAFLVLRAFSSGAAALTGVEAISNGVPAFQKPKSKNAATTLLMMGLLAVTMLVGIITLASITDVKFAEDPAEQLAGAPAGYEQKTIVAQIAHAVFADFPPAFYYISFSTGIILLLAANTAFNGFPVLGSILAQDRYLPRQLHTRGDRLAFSNGILFLAAFALVLIIAFDAEVTRLIQLYIVGVFVSFTVSQAGMIRHWNRLLARETDPAVRRRMRRSQTVNAVGLTMTGVVLVIVLITKFLLGAWIAIAAMVAIFVLMTAIRRHYDRVADELKDLGDTPTVLPSRNHAIVLVSKLHRPTLRALAYAKAMRPDVLEAVTVNVDDADTRRLTAEWDAHNFKVPLKVVESPYREITKPVLDYVKRVRGDNPRNVVTVFIPEYVVGHWWEQVLHNQSALRLKGRLLFQSGVIVASVPWQLESSAKAAARVRNERPAAGDVRRGFSPNGKRAAAPKPKEPAE from the coding sequence GTGTCGAAGTTCCCGACCGTGCTGAAACGCCTGGTCCTCGGACGTCCGTTCCGCAGTGACAGGCTCGCTCACACGCTCCTCCCGAAGCGCATCGCGCTGCCGATCTTCGCGTCCGACGCGCTCTCGAGCGTGGCGTACGCGCCGGAAGAGATCTTCCTGACGCTGAGCGTCGCGGGCCTCTCCGCCTACGCGCTGGCGCCGTGGATCGGCATCATGGTCGCCCTGGTCATGCTGGTCGTCGTCGCGTCCTACCGGCAGAACGTGCACGCCTACCCGAGCGGCGGCGGCGACTACGAGGTCGCCAACACCAACCTCGGCGGCAAGTTCGGCCTCACCGTGGCCAGCGCGCTGCTCGTGGACTACGTGCTCACGGTCGCGGTGTCCACTTCGTCCGGTGTGGCCAACATCGGGTCCGCCGTCCCGTGGGTGGCGCAGCACAAGGTGCTGGCCTCGATCGTCATCGTCGTCGTGCTGACGTCGCTGAACCTGCGCGGCATCCGGGAGTCGGGGAAGGCTTTCGCGATCCCGACTTACGGGTTCATCCTGGGCATTCTGGTCATGGTCGCGTGGGGCCTGGTGCAGGCGGCCACCGGCACCGAGATGAAGGCCGAGAGCGCGGGCTTCACGCTGAACGCCGAAGGCACCTTCGCGGGCGTGGCGTACGCGTTCCTGGTGCTGCGGGCGTTTTCCTCCGGCGCGGCGGCGCTGACCGGGGTCGAGGCGATCAGCAACGGCGTCCCGGCGTTCCAGAAGCCCAAGTCGAAGAACGCGGCCACCACGCTGCTGATGATGGGCCTGCTCGCGGTGACCATGCTGGTCGGCATCATCACGCTGGCCTCGATCACCGACGTCAAGTTCGCCGAAGACCCGGCCGAACAGCTCGCGGGCGCGCCGGCCGGCTACGAGCAGAAGACGATCGTCGCGCAGATCGCGCACGCGGTGTTCGCCGACTTCCCGCCGGCGTTCTACTACATCTCCTTCTCCACCGGCATCATCCTGCTGCTGGCCGCGAACACCGCGTTCAACGGCTTCCCGGTGCTGGGCTCGATCCTGGCGCAGGACCGCTACCTGCCGCGGCAGCTGCACACGCGCGGCGACCGGCTGGCGTTCTCCAACGGGATCCTGTTCCTGGCGGCGTTCGCGCTGGTGCTGATCATCGCGTTCGACGCCGAGGTCACCCGGCTCATCCAGCTCTACATCGTGGGCGTGTTCGTGTCGTTCACGGTGAGCCAGGCCGGCATGATCCGGCACTGGAACCGGTTGCTGGCCAGGGAAACCGACCCGGCGGTGCGGCGGCGGATGCGGCGCTCGCAGACGGTCAACGCGGTCGGCCTGACGATGACCGGCGTCGTGCTGGTGATCGTGCTCATCACCAAGTTCCTGCTCGGCGCGTGGATCGCGATCGCGGCGATGGTGGCGATCTTCGTGCTGATGACCGCGATCCGGCGGCACTACGACCGCGTCGCCGACGAGCTGAAGGACCTCGGCGACACCCCGACGGTGCTGCCGTCGCGCAACCACGCGATCGTCCTGGTGTCCAAACTGCACCGTCCGACGCTGCGCGCGCTGGCCTACGCCAAGGCGATGCGCCCGGACGTCCTCGAAGCCGTGACGGTCAACGTGGACGACGCGGACACCCGCCGGTTGACCGCCGAATGGGACGCCCACAACTTCAAGGTGCCGCTGAAGGTCGTCGAGTCGCCCTACCGCGAGATCACGAAGCCGGTGCTCGACTACGTCAAGCGCGTGCGCGGGGACAACCCGCGCAACGTGGTGACCGTGTTCATCCCGGAGTACGTGGTCGGGCACTGGTGGGAGCAGGTGCTGCACAACCAGAGCGCGCTGCGGCTCAAGGGCCGCCTGCTGTTCCAGTCCGGCGTGATCGTGGCGAGCGTGCCGTGGCAGCTGGAGTCGTCGGCCAAGGCGGCCGCGCGGGTCCGGAACGAACGTCCCGCGGCCGGCGACGTCCGGCGCGGGTTCTCGCCCAACGGCAAGCGGGCCGCCGCGCCGAAACCGAAGGAGCCGGCCGAATGA